One Globicephala melas chromosome 4, mGloMel1.2, whole genome shotgun sequence genomic window carries:
- the LRRC3B gene encoding leucine-rich repeat-containing protein 3B translates to MNLVDLWLTRSLSMCLLLQSFVLMILCFHSASMCPKGCLCSSSGGLNVTCSNANLKEIPRDLPPETVLLYLDSNQITSIPNEIFKDLHQLRVLNLSKNGIEFIDEHAFKGVAETLQTLDLSDNRIQSVHKNAFNNLKARARIANNPWHCDCTLQQVLRGMVSNHETAHNVICKTSVLDEHAGRPFLNAANDADLCNLPKKTTDYAMLVTMFGWFTMVISYVVYYVRQNQEDARRHLEYLKSLPSRQKKADEPDDISTVV, encoded by the coding sequence ATGAATCTGGTGGACCTGTGGTTAACTCGTTCCCTCTCCATGTGTCTCCTCCTACAAAGTTTTGTTCTTATGATACTGTGTTTTCATTCCGCCAGTATGTGTCCCAAGGGGTGTCTTTGTTCTTCCTCTGGGGGTTTAAATGTCACCTGCAGCAACGCAAATCTCAAGGAAATACCTAGAGATCTTCCTCCTGAAACAGTCTTACTGTATCTGGACTCCAATCAGATCACATCCATCCCCAATGAGATTTTTAAGGACCTCCATCAACTAAGAGTTCTCAACCTGTCCAAAAATGGCATTGAGTTTATCGATGAGCATGCCTTCAAAGGAGTCGCCGAAACTCTGCAGACTCTGGACTTGTCTGACAACCGGATTCAGAGCGTGCACAAAAACGCTTTCAATAACCTGAAGGCCAGGGCCAGGATTGCCAACAACCCCTGGCACTGCGACTGTACGCTCCAGCAAGTTCTGAGGGGCATGGTGTCCAATCACGAGACAGCCCACAATGTGATCTGCAAGACCTCCGTGCTGGACGAACACGCCGGGAGACCGTTCCTCAACGCTGCCAATGATGCTGACCTTTGTAACCTCCCTAAAAAAACGACTGATTATGCCATGCTGGTCACCATGTTTGGCTGGTTCACCATGGTGATCTCGTATGTGGTGTATTACGTGAGGCAAAATCAGGAAGATGCGCGAAGACACCTCGAATACTTGAAATCCCTGCCGAGCAGGCAAAAGAAAGCCGACGAACCCGACGATATTAGTACAGTGGTGTAG